Proteins encoded by one window of Chondromyces crocatus:
- a CDS encoding thiocillin family RiPP — MSQQTQDDVLRIMAKVTAQAQADAEFKAEYLANPTEVLRRSGLIIPDNVTFKVQPANSVSPEYQVASGDVVYLVLPEVEELVQDESMATAAAASCETTASTAGTVSTCASSASTASSNSCS; from the coding sequence ATGAGCCAGCAAACGCAGGATGACGTTCTCCGGATCATGGCCAAGGTGACCGCGCAGGCGCAGGCCGACGCGGAGTTCAAGGCGGAGTACCTCGCGAACCCCACCGAGGTGTTGCGACGTTCGGGGCTCATCATTCCCGACAACGTCACCTTCAAGGTGCAGCCGGCGAACTCCGTGAGCCCGGAGTACCAGGTGGCCTCCGGCGATGTGGTGTACCTCGTCCTTCCGGAGGTGGAGGAGCTGGTGCAGGACGAGTCGATGGCGACCGCCGCTGCCGCGAGCTGCGAGACGACGGCGAGCACCGCTGGCACCGTGTCGACGTGTGCGAGCAGCGCATCGACGGCGTCGTCGAACTCCTGCTCCTGA